The nucleotide sequence GCCTTCACCGGCGAAGTCAATGCCGCGATGTTGACCGATGTCGGTTGCGGTTACGTGATCCTAGGGCATAGCGAGCGTCGCGCCCTGATGGGAGAAACCGATGCGGACGTTAGCACCAAGTTGCACGCCGCTTTGGCAGGCAATTTGGTGCCGATCGTGTGCGTAGGCGAAACGCTCCAAGACCGTGAAGCCAACCAGACCGAAGCGGTCATCGAAACCCAAATCCGCGGTTCGTTGGCGGGGCTCGACGAAGTTCGAGCGGCCGGCATCGTCGTCGCCTACGAGCCCGTCTGGGCGATCGGGACGGGAAAAACGGCATCGCCCGAACAAGCCGAAGAGGTTCACGCGTTCATTCGCTCCTTGTTGGGCGAGTTGTTCACAACCGACGTAGCGGCACAAATCCGTATTCAATACGGTGGCAGCGTCAAACCGAGTAACGCCAAGGAATTGCTTGGGCAACCGAATATCGACGGCGCCTTGGTTGGCGGAGCTAGCTTGAAAGCGGAAGACTTCGCTGGAATCATCGCGGCAGGTTGAGCTTGCTTCGCGAAACACACCCCTACACATCGTTTATTTGAAGGACGAACCTGTCATGACCGCTCTGCTCGTTGGTTTTTTGCTGCTTGCTTCTCTCGAGGGAGCCATTTTGGGCTTCTTGATGGGATTCCTGTCGTTGTTTTTGATTCTGTTGGTCTTGATCCAACGCGGAAAAGGGGGCGGGTTGACCGGAGCACTTGGGGGTCCCGGGGGACAAAGTGCATTCGGTAGCAAAGCGGGTGACACCTTCACCGTGATTACTGTCGTCGTGGCGACCGTGTGGGCGTTCTCATGTGCCTTTACGATGTGGTTGCTCGGCACTCACGCTCCATCGACGACCACGGTCGATTCTGCGGTTTCCGCGGTCGGAGACGACTCGGCGGCGAGCAGCGAAACCTTGAATTTGCCCTCGTTGGATGCGGACGGGCTGAGCGGCTTGGAAGCGGAGCTTTCGGGTGGTGACGATGCCAAAACCAATGCCGTTGAATTGACACCGGCAACCAGCGGCGACGCTCCGGCGATGGAAGCTCCTGCCGAGGAAGCTCCTGCTACGGAAGCTCCCGCTACAGAGAAACCTGCTGAGGAAACTCCTGCGGAGAAGAAGCCTGCTGAGGAGAAGCCCGCCGCGGAAGCGGCCGACGCGAGTGCAACCCCTGCACCTGAA is from Novipirellula galeiformis and encodes:
- the tpiA gene encoding triose-phosphate isomerase → MSRQTIIAGNWKMNTRCESAVALAKGVVAAVGEKPTVQVVLCPPAVYLHTVADAVAGTAVELGAQNLYAAEDGAFTGEVNAAMLTDVGCGYVILGHSERRALMGETDADVSTKLHAALAGNLVPIVCVGETLQDREANQTEAVIETQIRGSLAGLDEVRAAGIVVAYEPVWAIGTGKTASPEQAEEVHAFIRSLLGELFTTDVAAQIRIQYGGSVKPSNAKELLGQPNIDGALVGGASLKAEDFAGIIAAG
- the secG gene encoding preprotein translocase subunit SecG, yielding MTALLVGFLLLASLEGAILGFLMGFLSLFLILLVLIQRGKGGGLTGALGGPGGQSAFGSKAGDTFTVITVVVATVWAFSCAFTMWLLGTHAPSTTTVDSAVSAVGDDSAASSETLNLPSLDADGLSGLEAELSGGDDAKTNAVELTPATSGDAPAMEAPAEEAPATEAPATEKPAEETPAEKKPAEEKPAAEAADASATPAPETPAATEKAAEAAESDGDK